A segment of the Trifolium pratense cultivar HEN17-A07 linkage group LG7, ARS_RC_1.1, whole genome shotgun sequence genome:
GTCTCTAATGTTGTCATTAATGGTCTTAAAGAAGCACTAAGTTATTAAATAAAACATGTATATGTTCGTTTAAATACATGAAATCCAAAGTATATTTTGGGTTCTACGTAAATTTGTATATGAATCACATGCAACGTATAAGGATTATATATGAAGGTCACATGACCATGGGGAGCATAAGAAATCTTAGAGAATCAAAAATAGGCCCAAAATTGGCATAAAGTATAGGCACCTGAGGGAGTATttaattagaaaatataattatgtCTTGAATGATaggagagagagaaagagaaggagTCACAAAAAAGAGAAGGTATCCTCCCTTAGAttattcttaaattttttaaccaataaaTTATTCTATACACCAACAATTTATTATACTAGTATTTCTCAATTGACAATGGGAATTTAGGGTTTGTATTCTGCCACTAGGGTTTTGTATACTCCCAATTTTTTACCCTAAAGTCAAAAAATGGCTTCAAAATTCTCAACCATATACCTTATCAACTATTACATAAATTATATTGATGACCTTattaatctctctttttttggttacaaccTTGTTAATCTctcttttattaatatattttgccattaaaaacacacaatattttttttaagccaAAAACACACAATATTAATCATCGTAtaagtttctttttttgaatttttttttagaaagaaagaaaaatacattaattaaaaTCAAGCTAAAGGCATATATATAACTAACACGACATGTAAATACTTAGTAatttcacccaaaaaaaaaaaatacttattaatttaattgatatgaaAAATTTACCATGAATCTCAAGAAGCTAATTGCTTGAAGGACTTGGAAGTATTATTGTGAGTTCCCTTAATTTgacttctcttcttctttttctttgtgtATGGAATCCCTCTAGCCTTTGATTGACACTCCTTAACTTCACGAAGGTAAACACGAATAGCTCCGGTTCCAAATGGGTTATTCTCCGGCGATCCACCATGTTCTTCGTAAGCGGCTCTAAGCCGTCCGATGAGTGCATCAAGACTTCCCCAAGCTTGTCTCAAAGGACAAGTGCAAGGTGCCGGTGGATCGGGTTGTCCGAAAAAGATGCAACCGTGCAAGTGAACCTTAGTTTTTCCAAATTGATCTAAGTAACGTAGAAACTCAAGCACATGGTTGAAGTTGCACTGAGACAAAGAAACTGGTGGTGTTTGGTTCCTTAAGTATTGACCAAAAGTGTTCCAATCACGTTTCTTCTGTGACTCGTAACGGCTCAACGGAGCTACCACAGTTGGTTGTTGATCGGCGCCGTTGGGCCGTGACGATGAAGATGAGCCTTGAACGGTACCGTTTTGCATTGAACTGGACATGGTAAGTAAATAgtgtaattaataattaattaattattagtttGTGATATGAGGGTGAAAGTTGAGATTAATAGATGTCGTGGGAAGGAGAGGTATAATGGAGGTGGTGAAAGAATTTGTGAGTGTAGTggaaaaagatgaaaataacATCTATTGGTCTTTTGAGAGGACATGTTATGGGCCCTATAGGAAGGTGCTTTTGCTCCCCGTTTTCAAATTCTTTCTAATATTTGTATTTCCACTTTTTACCTATATTATTACAATTATTTGTGTAtgtatatattcaaaaaaataagcTTAATAACACCTCAAGTCATTCTTGTACTTATTTCGAGTGGGTGATAAAACatattttgttgtaaaattttgAGTACTCCTTGTATTTTTTGTACTCTTTTGGTTatctatttaatatattttttttttggtaaactctTTGTTCACTTTTTTATCTAATAGAATTGTCTAATATAattttactattaaaaaataatattgtgatttttcttttgaaagaaaatgatTTAATGATTTgctttatgttttttgttttattttggtgGGGGAAGAAGAAAAATGCATATACtagttaattattaatattgtgTCGCATCATTGATCATCATTTTCAAAATAGGCATTATAAGACTTGGTGACGCTAGCTAGAAACTAAGACCCTAGTAATCTCATATTTTGTCTAATTCTAGGAAGCCAATCAGAATTATTGGTGCTTTCATtatcaaaaaaacaaagaaaaaataattattggtgCTTTAGTGCGTATAGTCCAAGTCTCACTTGATTTAGAATCATATTATGAGTAAGCACAATTTAGTCCACTAATCGAGTTAGTTGTGTTTATAGTAATCAATTAATCTTTTGAGAGTCAATAATTTATACCGATTTAAGCAGCCGGAGGAAGGGTGGGTGAAGGTGAACTCAAATGTATCTAGTAAAGGTGAGAGGTTGGCGGGGTGTGGTGGTCTCGTTAGAGATTATTGAGGTAATTGGTTTGATAACTTTGCTAAATTTGTTGGTGTTGCCGTGTTGGTAGTATTTTTGTGGTGGAGGTGTGGGGTCTTGAAAGGTCGAATAGAACGTTGATTCAATATTAGTTGTGAAGGTTATTAAGACCGGTGTGACTAGTAGTTCTATGGGTTTCTCGCTGGTGAAAAGTATTACGAGTTGTTGGATGGCGAGTGTGGGAGGTTTCGTGAAACAAACTAGTGTGCAGATGTATTGTAAAACATGAGTTGCATGTTAGATTGCAATATAGCCTATTTTGAATCGTGTCTTAGtcatattaaaaatttattttctactaATATTTTGGGAGTCAACACTTCtcgtttaattaattatgttataATCGCTCTTCTTATTTGGGCTTATACCTTGTAATTTATTATCTTCTTATGTACTCAAACATTCAAACATAACAATAAAAtgtctacttttttttttttgacgaaatgtCTATTGGGAGTTCCACTATCCACTTGTAaactaggttttttttttcttttttcttttttctttgatatAATGTAAACTAGTTTTCAATACATATACTAGTACAAATTTTGTGTGTTTATATACATTTTgctata
Coding sequences within it:
- the LOC123899980 gene encoding protein LIGHT-DEPENDENT SHORT HYPOCOTYLS 10-like, yielding MSSSMQNGTVQGSSSSSRPNGADQQPTVVAPLSRYESQKKRDWNTFGQYLRNQTPPVSLSQCNFNHVLEFLRYLDQFGKTKVHLHGCIFFGQPDPPAPCTCPLRQAWGSLDALIGRLRAAYEEHGGSPENNPFGTGAIRVYLREVKECQSKARGIPYTKKKKKRSQIKGTHNNTSKSFKQLAS